A stretch of Methanospirillum lacunae DNA encodes these proteins:
- a CDS encoding NIPSNAP family protein translates to MMTQKYISSTMINEYFNTALRGSIMKKESVDIRWVYQLRIYEVSPEKRDIFHNRFKNHALRIMKRYDFEIIALWESVSVVNFEFIYLLKWPDIATMELQWKLFLADEEWKEIKKKTIDETGEPVIRVTSRLLNDVDYSPDFNP, encoded by the coding sequence ATGATGACTCAAAAATATATTTCTTCTACCATGATTAATGAATACTTTAACACCGCATTAAGAGGTTCTATAATGAAAAAGGAGTCAGTCGACATTCGTTGGGTATATCAACTCCGTATCTATGAGGTATCTCCAGAAAAAAGGGATATTTTCCATAATAGGTTTAAAAATCATGCACTCCGAATTATGAAACGCTATGATTTTGAGATAATTGCTCTATGGGAAAGTGTCTCTGTTGTGAATTTTGAGTTCATTTATCTACTAAAATGGCCTGATATTGCAACAATGGAACTTCAATGGAAACTTTTTCTTGCCGATGAAGAATGGAAAGAGATAAAAAAGAAAACTATAGATGAGACCGGTGAGCCGGTTATTCGAGTAACAAGTCGGTTGCTAAATGATGTTGATTATTCACCAGATTTTAATCCATAA